The Syntrophorhabdaceae bacterium DNA window GCAGGGTGAGTCCCGGCACCGTCTCGAACCTCAACGCGAAGATATACGCCACCATCGAGGAGTGGAGAAGAAAGCCCATTGAAGGCGACCATCCCTACGTGTACCTCGACGGCATCGCATTAAAGCGCAGCTGGGGAGGTGAGGTCAGGAGCGTTTCGGTCCTTGTAGCGATCGGTGTGAACCACGAGGGCTACCGGGAGATCCTGGGCGTGGCGGAAGGAGCGCGGGAGGACAAGGAGAGCTGGACGTCCTTTTTGAGATATCTCAAGGAAAGAGGCCTTACAGGGGTTGAGCTCTTCATATCCGACAAATGTCTCGGTCTCGTCGAGAGCCTGGGGATGTTCTATCCCGACGCCCTGTGGCAGCGGTGCATCGTCCACTTCTACCGGAACGTGTTCACCGTGGTCCCTAAAGGCAGGATAAAGGAAGTCGCCGCCATGCTGACGGCGATCCATGCCCAGGAGGACAGGAAAGAGGCACAGAAGAAAGCGGCAGCGGTATCAAAGAAGCTAAAGGACATGAAGCTTACCAGAGCGGCGGACATGGTCAATGAGGGGATTCATGAGACGCTCGGCTATTACGGCTTCCCCCGTGAGCACTGGAGGAAGATCAGGACGAACAACCCCCTCGAACGGATCATGAAGGAGATCAGGCGGCGCACGCGGGTCGTCGGGTCCTTCCCCGATGGCAAATCGGCGCTCATGCTTGTGGCTGCCCGATTGCGTCACATTGCAGGAACGAAATGGGGAATGAATCAATATCTGAAAATGGACCGGCTGGAAGAAGAGGCCGCTGAAAGTCTGAAGGCATAACCGGATGAATGAGGTTGCCATGGAAAGTGCGAAAGATTCTTGACACTATCGAAATGCCGCAGGAACTATTTACACCTCATTGGGGCAAACTAAGAGAGATCATGGAGAAGAATACCCGGGAATCCTGAAGTGAGATTTAACCCCCGTTATTTCTGTCGCGCCATATTCAGGGCCGATATAGTTCCCCGGGTTGGTCTGAACTCAGGCACAGTCCGGGGGGAATCTGCTGAAAACTGAAGCGGAAGTTGACGTTAAGGACCGCAGGGAGGTTAGTGGCTCCCTGCCCGAGAACGGTGATCGCGATGAGCAACATGTACGGTGTTCTGACTGAAGCGTCAATTATGTTGGCCCCTTTTCGTGAAGGATATCCCCCTTTGTTTTCTTTCCGCTCTTCGCGCCAATTGATTTCAAGTATGCCAACAATTTACGATGACCAAATGTTTCGGCAATGTCATAAGCCGTATGACCATCTGAATTTGTTGTGTTCAAAGATGCGCCGATTGAAACCAGATATTGAATCCCCTCGATATACCCGCTGTAGGAATACCAGATTAATGGCGTATTGCCCTTCTTGCTTTTTACGTGAATGTCGGCGCCGGCTTCAACCAATATCTTTGATATCTCAACTTCCTTATTAAAAATAGGCGTCATGTTGTTTGCGTCGACCGAATTGACATCAGCGCCTTTTAAAAGAAGCATCTTTACGATTGCCTTGTTTTGCGTAATATGCAAAGGCGTTTCGCCGACATCGTTTTTTGCGTTGACATTAACGCCTTTTTCCAATTGCTGCCGAACGGTCTCCATATTATTTGCATATAAAGCTGAAAATAATGTCTGGACTTCTGTATCCACAGTCTTAACTGTTTCATGACTTTCAAGCTTATTGTGACTGTGTTTCCCCATCTTAGGTGCTATAAAGATCGCTGTAAATGCAATCGCCAACGTAAGCAACAGGCTGACGGCAATGATTGACATCCGCCACCACCCATATCGGGCCGTCCAAATCCAATACCCTGAAAATATCCCAATAAGCGGCAGGATAAAAACCACGAACCCGGGCGACATACCCGTTTTCATCATGGCTCGTATCGCGAATACGCACATCACAACACATATGATGCAACTTAAAAGAAAATAAACGAAACCGAATATTTTGATCAGTTTTGCCAATGTGCTTTTTACACTCATAAAAAACATCCCCAGATATTCTTTTCGGTCGTCATCTATGGCGCGGCAAACAAGATGACCTGCCCCCGTCTACTTTACCACTTTTTGGGTTAGCCTCTCAAACTTTTGACCGCACCCCGCCCCGTGCCGCCTATCCATTCTCCCTAAAGTATCATCTTTATTCAATTACATGGGGGTCAGCCTGTTCTCTTCTATGGTATTCTCATACAACACCCATCCACTCAACCGTAAGCTTCCTGCGTTGACATTTGAAAATTGGTAAGGTTTAATGTTTTTATACTGGCCGGCATTCCTTCGTCCTGACAAGGGGGGCTAAGATAAGACTCTTCCGTATCTACTGCACTATGATCACATTTTGGGGTTATGACAGTTCCCCTCCCTGCCATTTCTAAAACATCGCCACTGAACACGCAGAACCAGAATATCAAAGCAGCGGGGATCAGAATGAGAATAGTGATTGTCGTTGTCACCAAGGGCAGGCCTCACCAGTTAAAAGGTCCACAAAACTCCAGATACTGTCCAACAACGCTGCAAAGGAAGAAACCGTAAAGGGGGTAAAAGACAAATGCTGAAAAAGGTATTCTGTTTGATTTTCATATTTTCATTTATTGTGTCTTTTGGGACGGCATTTGCCGGCCCGGACATGAATCCCGGCAAGTGGGAGATCACCACGAAAACGGAAATGGCGGGCATGCCGCCGAAATCCATGACACACAACCAGTGTATCACGGCTGACGACCTGGTTCCCATGAGTAGGGATGCCAACCAGGAATGTCAGGTCACAGACATAAGAACCAGGGGGAACACCGTGTTCTGGAAAATATCCTGTGGCGGGCAGGGGGGCGGTAAAATGAACGGAACAGGATCGACCACCTACAATGGAAACAGCATGAACGGTGTCATGGACATGACGATCGTATCCTACGGAACAAAGGTGAAGAACATATTGTCCGGTCGGCGCGTTGGCCCCTGTGATGGTCAATCCAATGCCGCTGCATCCGGGACTGCTGCCCAGGCACCGCAGGAACGCTCCGAAGTTGAGGAAACCATCACCGAAGATACCAAGGACGTGGGCAAGGCGGCCAAGGATGAGGTTAAGTATAACACCATCAATGAGGTCCGCAAGGGCATCAGAAGTATTTTCAGGTGAATTCTTGACCAAAATCCACTAAACACAGGAGGATAGATCATGAATCGTTTTAAACTCGTTTTGGCGGCGTTGCTGATACCAATCGTTCTCACTCTTCCGGCTATGGCCAAAGACGTTAAGGAGCATTCCCTGGTCCGGCCTTTCCCCGGGTCTGTTCTGGCAAACAACATGTCGGACCATCGCAACTTCGATGCCTTCGATTTCTATTATTTCAACGAAAAAACAAAGAAACGGGAAAAGAAGACCGTAAAGGGTGAATATTGGAAACTTTTGTACGAGGTGCAGACGAAGTCGGGCCAGCGGGTCACAAACATTTCCACGCTGGAGTTTATTGAAAACTTCAAAACTGCCGCAAAAGAAAAAGGCGGACGGGTTGTTTGCGAAGACAGAGGTCTGGTTGTCCTTACCATCCCGCGTGAAGACGGCGGTATGACCTGGCTTCAAGTTCAACCGGTGTCCAATCTGGGGCAGCAGTATCTGTACATTGTCGACGAAAAGCCCTTCAAACAATCCCTTAACTTTGGCCCGGCGGAGATGAAAGCGGCCCTCGACAAGGACGGCAAAGTTGCCCTCTACGGAATTCTTTTCGACCTCGATAAGGCCACGCTCAAGCCCGAATCCGTCAAGCAGCTTCAGCATGTTTTGACCTTGCTGCAGACGCATCCTCAGTTGAAGCTCGAAATTCAGGGGCACACCGACAACCAGGGCTCGCCGCCATACAACGTGAAACTATCACAGCAAAGAGCTGAAACCGTCAACCAGTATCTCCAACTGTTCGGTGTCCGTCCGGAACGCCTGGTGGCTAAAGGGTACGGTCAGGACAAACCCGTCG harbors:
- a CDS encoding IS256 family transposase, which produces MAQEQSTTSGGAIIQINEDQIKDHLGEIVRGTVQETLNTLLDEEASRLCNARRYERTEGRKDTRAGHYTRTFQTKAGEVDIRMPKLRSLPFETAIIERYKRRESSVEEALVEMYLAGVSVRRVEDITEALWGSRVSPGTVSNLNAKIYATIEEWRRKPIEGDHPYVYLDGIALKRSWGGEVRSVSVLVAIGVNHEGYREILGVAEGAREDKESWTSFLRYLKERGLTGVELFISDKCLGLVESLGMFYPDALWQRCIVHFYRNVFTVVPKGRIKEVAAMLTAIHAQEDRKEAQKKAAAVSKKLKDMKLTRAADMVNEGIHETLGYYGFPREHWRKIRTNNPLERIMKEIRRRTRVVGSFPDGKSALMLVAARLRHIAGTKWGMNQYLKMDRLEEEAAESLKA
- a CDS encoding ankyrin repeat domain-containing protein, with translation MSVKSTLAKLIKIFGFVYFLLSCIICVVMCVFAIRAMMKTGMSPGFVVFILPLIGIFSGYWIWTARYGWWRMSIIAVSLLLTLAIAFTAIFIAPKMGKHSHNKLESHETVKTVDTEVQTLFSALYANNMETVRQQLEKGVNVNAKNDVGETPLHITQNKAIVKMLLLKGADVNSVDANNMTPIFNKEVEISKILVEAGADIHVKSKKGNTPLIWYSYSGYIEGIQYLVSIGASLNTTNSDGHTAYDIAETFGHRKLLAYLKSIGAKSGKKTKGDILHEKGPT
- a CDS encoding DUF3617 family protein — its product is MNPGKWEITTKTEMAGMPPKSMTHNQCITADDLVPMSRDANQECQVTDIRTRGNTVFWKISCGGQGGGKMNGTGSTTYNGNSMNGVMDMTIVSYGTKVKNILSGRRVGPCDGQSNAAASGTAAQAPQERSEVEETITEDTKDVGKAAKDEVKYNTINEVRKGIRSIFR
- a CDS encoding OmpA family protein, with protein sequence MNRFKLVLAALLIPIVLTLPAMAKDVKEHSLVRPFPGSVLANNMSDHRNFDAFDFYYFNEKTKKREKKTVKGEYWKLLYEVQTKSGQRVTNISTLEFIENFKTAAKEKGGRVVCEDRGLVVLTIPREDGGMTWLQVQPVSNLGQQYLYIVDEKPFKQSLNFGPAEMKAALDKDGKVALYGILFDLDKATLKPESVKQLQHVLTLLQTHPQLKLEIQGHTDNQGSPPYNVKLSQQRAETVNQYLQLFGVRPERLVAKGYGQDKPVAPNTTEDGRAKNRRVELVKR